A single region of the Solwaraspora sp. WMMD406 genome encodes:
- a CDS encoding winged helix-turn-helix domain-containing protein, whose product MPTPSQPAEPVFRRIMRDIESAIATGDLKPGDKIPSTAELGEQYECSAPTVRQALARLQERGVLQGHQGRGVYVSNAPS is encoded by the coding sequence GTGCCGACCCCCTCCCAGCCCGCAGAGCCGGTCTTCCGGCGGATCATGCGCGACATCGAGTCCGCCATCGCCACCGGTGACCTCAAGCCAGGCGACAAAATCCCGTCCACAGCAGAACTCGGCGAACAGTACGAGTGCTCGGCACCTACCGTCCGCCAGGCCCTTGCGCGTCTCCAGGAGCGGGGCGTCCTTCAGGGCCACCAAGGCCGAGGCGTCTACGTCAGCAACGCACCGAGCTGA
- a CDS encoding ABC transporter substrate-binding protein has translation MRTVTRRRLLVSGAAVLAGTAIPACGREPSTDRAHMETVTVLTGAGFQGREAPLLVARANGWFRAEGVAVEVLPGKGSGENLKLLAAGQVDVATLDVNAAMIEASTPGGIHDFRLTSVLHQRNLACFVALASSGIRTPGDLAGRRLSYLPGGINHVLFPTYAQLAGFDPSAVRWVSNPVPAQHAALLAAGQVDAISQFVPAVESVRSVAQQDVTVLPFVDYIGDLHGSAMAVSTATATDRADVIRRFNRALLRGLEFCMEQPDAAGTAYAAQPETQGQQSALAAAELTALRGYVTPVEGRLGHFDMARVARNIAILHGAGAIPAGLTPPDIIAPDLVE, from the coding sequence GTGCGTACAGTCACTCGCCGCCGGCTGCTCGTCAGCGGGGCCGCTGTCCTGGCCGGGACAGCGATCCCGGCCTGCGGTCGCGAACCCTCTACCGACCGCGCACACATGGAGACGGTCACCGTGTTGACGGGCGCCGGATTCCAAGGCCGGGAAGCGCCGCTGCTGGTGGCACGGGCGAACGGCTGGTTCCGCGCCGAGGGCGTGGCCGTGGAGGTGCTGCCTGGCAAAGGATCAGGCGAAAACCTGAAGCTGTTGGCGGCCGGGCAGGTCGACGTCGCGACCTTGGATGTCAACGCCGCGATGATCGAGGCCAGCACCCCCGGCGGCATTCACGACTTCCGGCTGACATCCGTACTGCACCAGCGGAACCTTGCCTGCTTCGTGGCGTTGGCGTCGTCGGGGATCCGTACGCCGGGCGACCTTGCCGGCCGACGGCTGTCGTACCTGCCGGGTGGCATCAACCACGTGCTCTTCCCCACGTACGCGCAACTGGCCGGCTTCGACCCCTCGGCGGTGAGGTGGGTGAGCAACCCGGTGCCAGCCCAGCACGCGGCGCTGCTCGCCGCCGGCCAGGTCGACGCCATCAGCCAGTTCGTGCCGGCGGTGGAGTCGGTACGGTCCGTCGCCCAGCAGGACGTGACCGTACTGCCGTTCGTCGACTACATCGGTGACCTACACGGATCGGCCATGGCAGTGTCCACGGCGACCGCGACCGACCGCGCCGACGTGATACGCCGGTTCAACCGGGCACTGCTACGCGGGCTCGAGTTCTGCATGGAACAACCCGACGCTGCCGGCACGGCGTACGCGGCGCAGCCGGAAACGCAGGGCCAACAGTCAGCCCTCGCCGCCGCCGAACTGACCGCGCTACGCGGCTACGTCACCCCGGTCGAAGGACGGCTCGGTCACTTCGACATGGCCAGAGTGGCCCGCAACATCGCGATCCTGCACGGTGCCGGCGCCATACCCGCAGGGCTGACGCCGCCCGACATCATCGCCCCCGACCTCGTCGAATGA
- a CDS encoding ABC transporter permease — protein sequence MPSSDPTSASRLGGMIARAAAPVLGVAGLIAAWWAAVEATGIADYVVPAPPAVAAVIRDQPGYLLHHASVTLTTALTGYALATATAVTLGTVLAMSRPLARALTPTLLILSVLPKPALVPVLIIALGFGTGPKIVLVWLMCFLPIALATATGLTATPADLVELARSLTASRWQTFVKIRLPAALPYLFAGLRIALPLALIGAVVAELFGGLAGLGVVIQNAGTRADMAFAAITVLAAMSTTMYGLLTAACNAATPWTRHTTT from the coding sequence ATGCCCAGCTCTGACCCCACCAGCGCTAGCCGGCTCGGCGGGATGATCGCCCGGGCCGCCGCTCCGGTACTCGGCGTGGCCGGGCTGATCGCCGCCTGGTGGGCAGCAGTCGAGGCCACCGGCATCGCCGACTACGTCGTGCCGGCTCCACCAGCGGTCGCCGCCGTGATCCGCGACCAGCCCGGCTACCTACTCCACCACGCCAGCGTCACCCTCACCACGGCGTTGACCGGCTACGCACTCGCCACCGCCACGGCGGTAACCCTCGGCACCGTCCTGGCCATGTCACGGCCACTCGCGCGAGCACTCACCCCGACCCTGCTGATCCTCAGCGTGCTACCGAAGCCCGCCCTCGTACCAGTGCTGATCATCGCCCTCGGCTTCGGCACCGGACCGAAGATCGTCCTGGTCTGGTTGATGTGCTTTCTCCCGATCGCTCTCGCTACAGCCACCGGCTTGACGGCCACCCCGGCCGATCTGGTCGAACTGGCCCGATCGTTGACCGCCTCCCGCTGGCAGACATTCGTCAAGATCCGGCTGCCGGCCGCGTTGCCGTACCTGTTCGCCGGGCTACGAATCGCGTTACCCCTTGCTCTCATCGGCGCTGTCGTCGCTGAACTGTTCGGCGGGCTCGCCGGACTTGGCGTCGTGATCCAGAACGCCGGCACCCGCGCGGACATGGCCTTCGCCGCCATCACCGTCCTCGCCGCCATGAGCACCACGATGTACGGCCTCCTCACCGCCGCCTGCAACGCGGCGACACCGTGGACCCGCCACACCACCACCTGA
- a CDS encoding class I SAM-dependent methyltransferase codes for MTTSTYLFHDTPPDTRSDNATMLDALAGMLDLFSRRQIRRIGVRADARCVVVAVGASCIAATLAEMASHGEVTATDIDLTPCRRHPHVNLIRHNILTDPLPGDAYDLIHVRLLLAHLPARQRNTVLAKLARALVPGGVLIIEEFEPTWRTSVLSAPDLDEADRLFAAYHRAFGAALTAAGNDLRWGRRAHHAMHALGLQVETTGHTGTWTGGQPGCLLPHATAGVIRDRLTSAGMTPADIEAFRELLLDPMLVVKGNLVLSHIGRAPTSS; via the coding sequence GTGACCACCTCCACCTACCTGTTCCACGACACCCCACCAGACACCCGCAGCGACAACGCGACGATGCTCGACGCCCTGGCCGGAATGCTGGACCTGTTCTCCCGCCGGCAAATCCGCCGTATCGGAGTCCGCGCCGACGCCCGGTGCGTCGTCGTCGCCGTCGGTGCCAGCTGTATCGCCGCGACCCTCGCCGAGATGGCGTCCCACGGTGAGGTCACCGCCACCGACATCGACCTCACCCCATGCCGCCGCCATCCGCACGTCAACCTGATCCGCCACAACATCCTCACTGACCCCCTGCCCGGCGACGCCTACGACCTGATCCACGTCCGGCTCCTGCTCGCACACCTGCCCGCCCGGCAGCGCAACACCGTGCTCGCCAAGCTCGCCCGCGCTCTGGTCCCCGGCGGTGTTCTCATCATCGAAGAGTTCGAGCCCACCTGGCGTACCTCCGTGCTGTCCGCGCCGGACCTCGACGAAGCCGACCGGCTGTTCGCCGCCTACCATCGGGCGTTCGGGGCCGCGCTCACCGCTGCCGGCAACGATCTCCGGTGGGGACGCCGCGCCCACCACGCGATGCACGCCCTCGGCCTACAGGTCGAAACGACCGGCCACACCGGCACCTGGACCGGTGGACAACCCGGCTGCCTCCTGCCCCACGCCACCGCTGGTGTCATCCGCGACCGGCTCACCAGCGCCGGTATGACTCCCGCCGACATCGAGGCATTCCGCGAACTCCTGCTCGATCCCATGCTCGTGGTCAAAGGCAACCTGGTCCTGTCCCACATCGGCCGCGCCCCCACCAGCAGCTGA
- a CDS encoding trypsin-like serine protease has translation MKRHLLTTTIAAALTGVIAATATPAAAIVGGHDATTLYNGVASVRTVFPGLGTGLCGGTLIHPRWILTAAHCVADQQAAPTPVAMPGDAVTIRVDSLDRTTGGHTATGKTVHLHPGFTWGTNWPATPVADLALVELTHPVPAPVAKIADRQIPESTRLRLVGWGLTEFPPGPDTTPPALLQERDSRRLPAAACTNGFIGIGDICADAGACHGDSGSPALARWKTPDTRPAWTATGIASRETSQHDPCGQPTVYTDPTHPPFRTWIHTTTLTRTPAPHPAPTTHTAPVNPDLLDALKLTTFE, from the coding sequence TTGAAACGCCATCTCCTCACCACGACGATCGCCGCAGCCCTCACCGGCGTCATTGCCGCCACGGCCACTCCCGCTGCCGCGATCGTCGGCGGACACGACGCCACCACCCTGTACAACGGGGTCGCCTCCGTCCGCACTGTGTTCCCCGGCCTCGGCACCGGACTCTGCGGCGGCACCCTCATCCACCCCCGCTGGATACTCACCGCAGCCCATTGCGTCGCCGACCAGCAAGCAGCCCCCACCCCGGTCGCGATGCCCGGCGACGCCGTCACCATCCGCGTCGACAGCCTCGACCGCACCACCGGCGGTCACACCGCCACCGGCAAAACCGTCCACCTGCACCCCGGATTCACCTGGGGAACCAACTGGCCAGCCACCCCGGTCGCCGACCTCGCCCTCGTTGAACTCACCCACCCCGTACCCGCACCCGTAGCGAAGATCGCCGACCGGCAGATACCCGAGTCCACCCGCCTCCGCCTCGTCGGATGGGGCCTCACCGAATTCCCGCCCGGACCCGACACCACCCCACCCGCACTGCTCCAGGAACGCGACAGCCGCCGGCTGCCCGCCGCCGCCTGCACCAACGGATTCATCGGCATCGGCGACATCTGCGCCGACGCCGGTGCCTGCCACGGTGACTCCGGCAGCCCCGCCCTCGCCCGGTGGAAAACCCCCGATACCCGGCCGGCCTGGACCGCCACCGGTATCGCCAGCCGCGAAACCAGCCAGCACGACCCCTGCGGACAACCCACCGTCTACACCGACCCCACCCACCCACCATTCCGCACCTGGATCCACACCACCACGCTCACCCGCACACCCGCACCCCACCCGGCCCCGACCACCCACACCGCCCCCGTGAACCCCGACCTACTCGACGCGCTCAAACTCACAACGTTCGAGTAA
- a CDS encoding DUF6545 domain-containing protein — MPLAIPSNEAPGVWMDSTTTDLIFVDAALPPLVRTQTILHELSHIVLGHRGARLVDNHTGDLTEEHEAELAADILATRLSRARSHFETPTISEEGPVTPAHPTRDLGGGLRARLTRWWTRCQYHWQMRPLWLALHHSAPAAQPTRLSAAVWHEGFPLDDPVPVTRLPYAYHRRTIEILDGLRRLSAYIDPAIVNQARRRARRACFSEAEIDAIAAAAAVRVALDSYAIGAPPRDAPPGTVVPTATTDLDAIAAHLARTAQALSSSPYVLTINTISRPQAEEDIDLLR; from the coding sequence GTGCCCCTGGCCATCCCCTCAAACGAAGCGCCCGGCGTATGGATGGACTCGACAACTACCGACCTCATCTTTGTCGACGCGGCCTTACCGCCGCTAGTACGAACCCAGACAATCCTCCACGAACTTTCCCATATCGTCCTCGGTCACCGAGGGGCACGACTCGTCGACAACCACACCGGCGACCTGACCGAAGAACACGAGGCTGAACTGGCCGCCGACATTCTCGCTACCCGCCTCAGCCGGGCACGATCGCATTTCGAAACTCCGACCATTTCCGAAGAGGGACCGGTCACGCCAGCCCACCCGACCAGAGACCTCGGCGGCGGTCTCCGCGCCCGTCTGACCCGATGGTGGACCCGTTGCCAGTACCACTGGCAGATGCGTCCACTCTGGCTCGCGCTCCATCACAGCGCACCCGCAGCGCAGCCGACGAGGTTGAGCGCAGCCGTGTGGCACGAGGGCTTCCCGCTCGACGACCCCGTCCCCGTGACGCGTCTTCCATATGCCTACCACCGAAGAACCATCGAGATTCTCGACGGACTCCGCCGGTTGAGCGCCTACATCGACCCGGCGATCGTCAATCAAGCTCGACGCCGTGCGAGACGCGCTTGCTTCTCCGAAGCCGAAATTGACGCGATCGCCGCAGCCGCCGCCGTACGTGTAGCCCTCGATTCCTACGCCATCGGCGCACCGCCCCGTGACGCTCCGCCGGGCACCGTCGTGCCGACCGCTACAACCGACCTAGACGCGATCGCAGCCCACCTCGCGCGCACGGCGCAAGCACTTTCGAGCTCCCCCTACGTGTTGACCATCAACACAATCTCCCGGCCACAGGCAGAGGAGGACATCGACCTGCTCAGATGA
- a CDS encoding bifunctional diguanylate cyclase/phosphodiesterase, which yields MALVLSVLALVLVEETVTTTTVSVATGRAWRTVAGTAVDLRLAVVLAEFLVAAVSIAMVKVDLRLMIAMPLAMLLVYAVYHHRMRLRAERETWQRLAGVTDTLNTADPTGVLHTAVRGAVGLFGARQAEVEVTLPATGRRLVRACPTCVCFDGPPDGVPPLDRADVVQPLTTGNADSGAVRIVLHGPRDVPSGREEAALRAFGAALSTSLDNAMTYARLAADAKMHAHLATHDALTGLTNRHAFTATADPRCADDPAGVGLLRLRLVGFAGIAATLGHAGGDLLLVEVATRLKRAVAAAGYLTCRLGVDEFAVLLTGKTSEAMERESLRIAGALRGPVDAGGVLVGVQIGVGLAAGSAGVGVEELLRRADAALRRSGGNGSARLAVYDPQEEHHDREAQLAELVHDLSADLHAGRVHVEFQPVLDLTAGVPVAVEAVATWRHPRHGTLEAQRWRAVAETVVRPVSIIEVVLDEALAGVKAWRDAGFDLPVAVTVSGPCLLDARFTGLLFGSLLRHDVAPDRLILQIPETDLLGPDALLETLTEIDKAGVLLALERFGAGPASLATLATLPIRGLKIDETFIDSMASRQAAVVIRAAVTLGDDLGIPVCAPGVRSLEQRQALRDLGCRVGQGDHLGPAMERDHLLGALGRGVNGVPGQLAAALEEVRVLPLRSRNAS from the coding sequence GTGGCCCTGGTGCTGTCCGTTCTGGCGTTGGTGCTGGTGGAGGAGACAGTGACCACGACGACGGTGTCCGTCGCCACCGGCAGAGCGTGGCGTACCGTCGCCGGTACCGCAGTGGACTTGAGGCTCGCGGTCGTGCTGGCCGAGTTCCTGGTGGCGGCGGTCTCGATCGCGATGGTCAAGGTGGACCTGCGGCTCATGATCGCAATGCCGCTGGCAATGCTGCTGGTCTACGCGGTCTACCACCATCGCATGCGGTTGCGAGCGGAGCGGGAAACCTGGCAGCGGCTGGCGGGTGTCACGGATACGCTCAACACTGCGGATCCGACGGGCGTGTTACACACGGCGGTTCGCGGGGCCGTCGGGTTGTTCGGGGCTCGGCAGGCTGAGGTGGAGGTCACCCTCCCCGCCACAGGCCGACGCCTCGTCCGAGCATGTCCGACCTGCGTGTGCTTCGACGGGCCGCCGGACGGCGTACCTCCGCTCGACCGCGCCGACGTCGTGCAGCCCCTGACAACGGGCAACGCGGACTCAGGGGCCGTCCGCATCGTTCTGCATGGTCCACGTGACGTGCCATCCGGTCGGGAAGAGGCCGCTTTGCGCGCCTTCGGTGCCGCGTTGTCGACCTCGCTGGACAACGCGATGACCTATGCCCGCCTCGCCGCTGACGCCAAGATGCACGCCCACCTCGCTACCCATGACGCACTGACCGGCCTGACCAACCGGCACGCCTTCACCGCTACCGCTGACCCGCGCTGCGCCGACGATCCAGCTGGTGTCGGGCTGCTGCGTCTGCGCCTGGTGGGATTCGCTGGCATCGCTGCCACTCTCGGTCATGCCGGCGGTGATCTTTTGCTGGTCGAGGTGGCGACGAGGTTGAAACGCGCGGTCGCCGCAGCGGGGTACCTCACCTGCCGGCTCGGCGTGGACGAATTCGCGGTCCTGCTGACCGGGAAGACCAGCGAGGCGATGGAGAGAGAGTCCCTACGGATCGCTGGCGCGCTGCGTGGGCCGGTGGACGCGGGTGGGGTCTTGGTCGGTGTGCAGATCGGCGTCGGACTGGCCGCAGGTAGTGCGGGGGTTGGCGTCGAGGAGCTGCTCCGCCGCGCGGACGCCGCGCTTCGCCGGAGCGGAGGTAACGGGTCGGCGAGGCTGGCGGTGTACGACCCGCAGGAGGAGCACCACGATCGGGAAGCTCAGCTGGCGGAACTCGTACACGACCTGTCTGCAGATTTGCACGCCGGCCGCGTCCATGTCGAGTTCCAGCCGGTCCTTGACCTGACAGCGGGTGTCCCTGTTGCCGTCGAGGCCGTGGCGACGTGGCGGCATCCGCGCCACGGGACTCTTGAGGCGCAGCGTTGGCGCGCGGTCGCCGAGACTGTGGTGCGGCCGGTATCGATCATCGAAGTTGTGCTGGACGAGGCACTGGCCGGAGTCAAAGCGTGGCGCGATGCCGGCTTCGACTTGCCCGTCGCGGTGACCGTGTCCGGACCCTGCCTGCTCGATGCGCGATTCACCGGCTTGCTCTTCGGCAGCCTCCTGCGCCACGACGTCGCACCGGATCGCCTGATCCTGCAGATACCTGAAACGGACCTGCTCGGGCCAGACGCCCTCCTCGAGACGCTGACCGAGATCGACAAAGCCGGAGTCCTGCTGGCGCTGGAACGCTTCGGAGCGGGTCCCGCATCGCTGGCGACCCTGGCCACCCTCCCGATCCGTGGCCTCAAGATCGATGAGACGTTCATCGACAGCATGGCGAGCCGTCAGGCAGCGGTCGTAATCCGGGCCGCAGTGACCCTTGGGGATGATCTAGGGATTCCGGTTTGCGCGCCCGGGGTGCGCAGCCTCGAGCAGCGGCAGGCTCTGCGTGACCTGGGGTGCCGCGTCGGCCAGGGCGATCACCTCGGACCAGCGATGGAACGTGACCACCTGCTCGGCGCGTTGGGGCGCGGCGTCAACGGCGTACCCGGGCAGCTGGCTGCCGCGTTGGAGGAGGTACGCGTGTTGCCGCTGCGATCCCGGAATGCTAGCTGA
- a CDS encoding SAM-dependent methyltransferase, which produces MGADEAWTVGVDPGRASAARVYDYFLGGRYHLPPDRQAAEAVVSITPNVPRQARANRAFLQRVVKHLVRLGIRQFLDIGSGIPTSGNVHDIAQDAAPDARVVYVDIDPVAVMTANQMLAQNPHATAIEGDLHRPEQLLHQLNRPDVQTVIDLAQPTALLLVAVMHFIPEDADPYRIVECLRDQLAPGSYLAISHGAAESYTPEEAQRVAAAYGARSAPLPTPRSREQVARFFADYEIQEPGIVWLPQWRPGPAEDFADDPVGSGAHAGLGRRPD; this is translated from the coding sequence GTGGGCGCGGACGAGGCGTGGACGGTCGGCGTAGACCCGGGACGGGCAAGCGCCGCCCGCGTCTACGACTACTTCCTGGGAGGTCGCTACCACCTACCTCCCGATCGCCAAGCCGCCGAAGCCGTCGTCAGCATTACGCCGAACGTGCCGCGTCAGGCCCGCGCCAACCGCGCCTTCCTTCAACGAGTGGTCAAACACCTTGTACGCCTGGGAATCCGCCAATTTCTCGACATAGGATCGGGTATCCCGACGTCCGGCAACGTCCACGACATCGCCCAGGACGCCGCGCCCGATGCCCGCGTCGTCTATGTCGATATCGACCCCGTGGCCGTGATGACAGCCAACCAGATGCTGGCCCAGAACCCCCACGCCACCGCGATTGAGGGAGACCTCCACCGGCCTGAGCAGCTACTTCACCAGCTCAACCGGCCCGATGTGCAGACCGTCATCGACCTTGCGCAGCCCACCGCGCTGCTCCTCGTCGCAGTGATGCACTTCATCCCTGAAGATGCCGACCCGTACCGGATCGTCGAATGTCTACGTGACCAACTTGCCCCCGGCAGCTACCTGGCCATCAGCCACGGCGCTGCCGAGTCATACACCCCGGAGGAAGCGCAACGTGTCGCCGCCGCCTACGGCGCGCGATCGGCACCACTTCCTACCCCACGATCACGCGAACAGGTAGCGCGGTTCTTCGCGGACTACGAGATCCAGGAGCCCGGAATCGTCTGGCTGCCCCAATGGCGGCCAGGACCGGCAGAGGATTTCGCCGACGACCCGGTCGGCTCGGGAGCACACGCCGGACTCGGCCGCAGACCCGACTGA
- a CDS encoding helix-turn-helix transcriptional regulator encodes MASVDGTLASRLDHLFDKIRRPDGKPYSYEQVAEAIRSQQGVAVTHTYIWRLHKGKSDNPTIKVLIALATFFAVPVTYFLDSQTADDVNEVMDRVALLHDAGVARLAFRAAGLSAPSLETLATMADLARKIEGKSAQSGDHPTGETPDPS; translated from the coding sequence ATGGCCAGCGTCGACGGAACCCTAGCCAGCCGCCTCGATCACCTCTTCGACAAGATCCGCCGGCCGGACGGCAAGCCGTACAGCTACGAGCAGGTCGCCGAGGCGATCCGCTCACAACAAGGTGTAGCGGTTACCCACACCTACATCTGGCGGCTCCACAAGGGCAAGAGCGACAACCCCACGATTAAGGTCCTGATCGCGCTCGCTACCTTCTTCGCCGTCCCGGTCACCTACTTCCTCGACTCACAGACGGCCGACGACGTCAACGAAGTCATGGACCGGGTCGCGCTGCTGCATGACGCTGGCGTCGCGCGGCTCGCATTCAGAGCGGCAGGGCTGTCGGCACCGTCGCTGGAGACGCTGGCCACCATGGCCGACCTCGCCCGCAAGATCGAAGGCAAGTCAGCCCAGAGCGGCGATCACCCCACCGGCGAGACGCCCGACCCGTCCTGA
- a CDS encoding DUF981 family protein: MGVCAGLSLLLVPRFWAVVTNDRPPLTLFSSTEFSRSGWSAAFGILGSLLTLLGFIMTVAHPLARAKPYIDSVFGEPCLLLGVVLLAAAVWLGCTPQSQAFDKQYLRASLAPASWIIFATGIVLSWCTLAIVRFDLIGSAPQHEPITGLLHGSPAENIFFALVLYGPSAVGCLLFPAVVRGRSRISWLTLYWCWTVAGVAFLLFSAMNYYTHAGMLVNEVSDGPALRW; encoded by the coding sequence ATGGGCGTCTGTGCCGGGCTGTCGTTGCTGCTCGTTCCAAGGTTCTGGGCAGTGGTCACCAATGATCGGCCACCATTGACGCTGTTCTCCTCAACCGAGTTCAGTAGGTCCGGGTGGAGCGCAGCCTTCGGAATTCTCGGCAGCCTCTTGACCCTCCTTGGCTTCATCATGACCGTTGCACATCCGTTGGCGAGGGCGAAGCCATACATAGATTCGGTTTTTGGGGAACCTTGCCTGCTCCTAGGTGTCGTGCTCCTAGCAGCCGCTGTATGGCTCGGGTGCACCCCTCAGTCCCAGGCGTTTGACAAGCAATACTTACGGGCTTCCTTGGCTCCAGCCAGTTGGATCATCTTCGCCACCGGCATCGTGCTTTCCTGGTGCACTTTGGCGATCGTTCGGTTCGATCTGATTGGTTCCGCGCCACAGCATGAGCCCATCACTGGCCTCCTGCACGGCTCTCCCGCAGAGAACATCTTCTTCGCCCTCGTCCTGTACGGGCCATCGGCAGTGGGTTGCCTGCTGTTCCCCGCCGTCGTCCGAGGCAGGAGCCGGATCTCCTGGCTCACCCTCTACTGGTGCTGGACGGTCGCGGGGGTAGCCTTCCTGCTCTTTAGCGCCATGAACTACTACACCCACGCCGGGATGCTCGTCAATGAGGTATCCGACGGCCCTGCGCTCCGCTGGTGA